A single region of the Plasmodium reichenowi strain SY57 chromosome 9, whole genome shotgun sequence genome encodes:
- a CDS encoding rRNA processing and telomere maintaining methyltransferase, putative produces the protein MTDINNKYSKLKVKKNKNKNKNKKNNKKNDKKNILLVSPNDKLKKEKRKKKHKNVNQKVIHNNNNIHKDEHINEQSNNHIYVNNRTKKKKKNIELINDKWINKKKKKKIKTKTKAKTKAKTKTKTQTKTNNTTIYDNDNNINVDEEEEKKKKNVFPHIRVLRENVVNNKIHIHNTNEGYKYDYADLENNKQKYKKKKKIEKSPEDIVNSSLFRYINEYMYTNNSAVVQNKLNQTKNIFNIYHQGYKNQKNKWPHNPVSIIIKYLKKYFNKNNKIADLGCGEAEIARTLDGWYINSFDLIQYNHYVTPCNITQLPLNNNSYDCFVLSLSLMNTDWPKIIFESVRCLKKGATLIIAEVVSRFTNYKAFIKFMNNVGFKLSNKINLDDFFYVFFFEKNQEVDISSSINEKRIKKVSSLLTPCIYKRR, from the exons atgactgatattaataacaaatattCCAAACTAAAagtgaaaaaaaacaaaaataaaaataaaaataaaaagaataataaaaaaaatgataaaaaaaatattcttctTGTAAGTCCTAATGATAAACTGAAGAAagagaaaagaaaaaaaaaacacaaaaATGTAAATCAAAAGgtaatacataataataataatatacataaggatgaacatataaatgaacaaaGTAATAaccatatatatgtaaacaATAGGACtaagaaaaagaaaaaaaatatagagttaataaatgataaatggataaataaaaagaaaaagaaaaaaataaaaacaaaaacaaaagcAAAAACAAAAGCAAAAACGAAAACAAAAACACAAACCAAAACTAATAATACTActatatatgataatgataataatattaatgttgatgaagaagaagaaaaaaaaaaaaaaaacgtATTTCCACATATCCGTGTATTACGAGAAAATGTTGTAAATAACAAAATCCATATACATAACACAAATGAGggttataaatatgattatgccgatttagaaaataataaacaaaaatataaaaaaaaaaaaaaaattgaaaaaagTCCAGAAGATATAGTtaattcttctttattcagatatattaatgaatatatgtatacGAATAATAGTGCAGTTgtacaaaataaattaaatcaaacgaaaaatatttttaatatatatcatcaaggatataaaaatcaaaaaaacAAATGGCCGCACAATCCTGTAtctattataattaaatatttgaaaaagtattttaacaaaaataataaaattgcTGATTTAGGATGTGGAGAAGCAGAAATAGCAAGAACGTTAGATGGGTGGTACATAAATTCATTTGATCTTATTcaatataatcattatgTTACTCCTTGTAATATAACTCAGTTAccattaaataataattcctatgattgttttgttttatcACTATCTCTTATGAACACAGACTGGCCAAAAATTATATTCGAATCAGTTCGGTGTCTTAAAAAAGG gGCAACATTAATAATAGCTGAAGTAGTTAGTCGATTTACAAATTATAAAgcttttataaaatttatgaACAACGTTGGatttaaattatcaaacaag ATAAATTTGGATGACTTTTTTTAcgtatttttttttgagaAGAATCAAGAGGTAGATATTTCATCTAGCATAAAcgaaaaaagaattaaaaagGTTTCTTCCTTATTGACTCcttgtatatataaaagaagataa
- a CDS encoding proline--tRNA ligase, putative, whose translation MLIKIIILIGLFHHVILSLKLVNLKKKRSDVFFVNNKILERNVPKKKYRILCNKNKSYIGSNYIFNRIFNDNIKSNGDKTSELLQRANYIRDVNGIYNILPLGFRVINKIIDFVNKHLEKLNSHAMSLSILQAKKLWNISDRAKLYSDEFLYVYKQKHSKNDKNSEESLKKKIEDDGYILSPTCEELSLSLINQIYNENITIKCLPLLIHQYNYKFRNEKRFEKSLFKSKEFLMKDGYSFHSNEKCLNETYEKYKECYKNIFEELKLSFNIIKKRKKDKMNALESHEFQVLSRDGKYKEAAHIFKLGDYYSNKLNIKYLDKKNETKNILMGSYGIGIYRLLYFLIENFYDEEGIKLPEQVAPFSVYLIQTNQKSKYSATKISKILNMYKDCMEKKGSISQQKNEQDDQGADKCGNSTFVGNIHNDDNIFNGDKINNDDNIFNGDKINNDDNIFNGDKINNDDNIFNGDKINNDDNIFNGDKINNNNDILNSNNTLNHDNRVDINNTLTYSSLTSNDIEYILTLWLFNTFKNKNVDIYYDDTDLHLSRKLKHCDLIGAPNRIIINLSNLDKKVKVPTNFYNYIDNSDNILWNKLYLTFQNITIEYKHRFSQEKKIMTIRELFKYFKFI comes from the coding sequence atgttaattaagattataattttaatagGTTTGTTTCATCatgtaatattatcattGAAATTGgttaatttaaaaaagaagagaTCAGACgttttttttgtaaataataagataTTAGAAAGAAATGTGCctaaaaagaaatatagaatattatgtaataaaaacaaGTCTTATATTGGATcgaattatatatttaatagaATTTTTAATGACAATATAAAATCGAATGGAGATAAAACTAGCGAACTTTTACAACGAGCTAATTATATAAGAGATGTTAATGggatatataatatattaccTTTAGGCTTTCgtgtaataaataaaataattgattttgtaaataaacatttagaaaaattaaattctCATGCTATGAGCTTAAGTATACTTCAAGcaaaaaaattatggaATATATCTGATAGAGCAAAATTATATAGTGatgaatttttatatgtatataaacAGAAGCACTCAAAAAATGATAAGAACTCAGAAGAaagtttaaaaaaaaaaattgaagaTGATGGATATATCTTAAGTCCAACATGTGAAGAATTATCTTTATCTTTAATAAaccaaatatataatgaaaatattactATCAAATGTTTACCCTTATTAATTCatcaatataattataaatttagaaatgaaaaaagatTTGAAAAAAGTTTATTTAAAAGTAAAGAATTTTTAATGAAAGATGGATATTCTTTCCATAGTAATGAAAAATGTTTAAATGAAActtatgaaaaatataaagaatgttataaaaatatttttgaagaattaaaattatcctttaatataattaaaaaaagaaaaaaagacaAAATGAATGCTTTAGAAAGTCATGAATTTCAAGTACTTTCTAGAGATggtaaatataaagaagcggcacatatttttaaattaggagattattattctaacaaattaaatatcaaatatttagacaaaaaaaatgaaacaaaaaatatacttaTGGGTTCTTATGGAATAGGTATATATCGtttattgtattttttGATAGAAAACTTTTATGATGAAGAAGGAATTAAATTACCTGAACAAGTAGCACCCTTTTCGGTCTACTTAATACAAACGAATCaaaaaagtaaatattCAGCAACAAAAATTTCTAAAATATTGAATATGTATAAAGACTGTATGGAGAAAAAGGGAAGCATTTcacaacaaaaaaatgaacaagATGATCAAGGGGCTGATAAATGTGGAAATAGTACATTTGTAGgtaatatacataatgatgataacaTATTTAATGGTGATAAgataaataatgatgataacaTATTTAATGGTGATAAgataaataatgatgataacaTATTTAATGGTGATAAGATAAACAATGATGATAACATATTTAATGGTGATAAgataaataatgatgataacaTATTTAATGGTGATaagataaataataataatgatatacTCAATAGTAATAATACCCTTAATCATGATAATCGTGTAgacataaataatacttTGACATATAGCTCTTTAACTAGTAACGATATcgaatatatattaactCTATGGCTGTTTAATACattcaaaaataaaaatgtagaCATCTATTATGACGACACTGATTTACATTTATCAAGAAAACTGAAACATTGTGATTTGATCGGAGCACCTAAcagaataataattaatttaagTAACCTAGataaaaaagtaaaagTACCTACAAacttttataattatatagatAACAGTGATAATATCTTATggaataaattatatttaacttttcaaaatattacCATAGAATATAAACATCGATTTTcacaagaaaaaaaaatcatgACAATTCGtgaattatttaaatattttaaatttatatga
- a CDS encoding protein phosphatase-beta, with protein sequence MKNCELSKRDLIFNNVINTKNNLKRLNKNVKGDLTYAEKKPKDTFLIIEQDKDKDEDSELDCGQSEKKYKKSNGEEINNTFPNFNKEDNFNIYDNLSVKELSDEEVSSENEYNKKIKKNVLNNPINNKNSIEQYTKTSVNDEQNYKNINEQNNNSSCKISYNVDEWICKLLKCELLKIEEVKLMCDLLIDILKNEENCVRINVPVTVAGDIHGQFFDLLELFHIGGLPPDVNYLFLGDYVDRGYYSCECFCLVACFKIKYPSRVTLLRGNHESRQITKVYGFYDECIRKYNNNNIVWKYLTDVFDYLPLTAIINDEIFCDHGGISPCLQTIDEINKLDRFKEIPQDGAICDLLWSDPAGPEDEITEGWKPSPRGAGVLFSEEKTESFLRMNKLSCICRAHQLVQDGFQWMHNDKVVTIFSAPNYCYRCGNCASLMLVDEFMEKDFITFNTAPLRANAQALRRNVQYML encoded by the exons ATGAAAAATTGTGAATTATCAAAACGtgatttaatttttaataatgtaataaatacaaaGAATAATTTAAAGCGTCTAAATAAAAACGTAAAAGGAGATCTTACTTATGCCGAAAAAAAACCAAAAGATACGTTTTTAATTATTGAACAAGATAAAGATAAAGATGAAGATAGTGAACTAGATTGTGGACAatcagaaaaaaaatacaaaaaatcaaatggagaagaaataaataatacattcccaaattttaataaagaagataattttaatatatatgataatttatCTGTAAAAGAATTAAGCGATGAAGAAGTAAGCTCtgaaaatgaatataataaaaagataaaaaaaaatgttttaaacaatccaataaataataaaaattccATAGAACAATATACTAAAACGTCAGTAAACGatgaacaaaattataaaaatattaatgaacAAAACAATAATAGTTCATGCAAAATTTCTTATAATGTTGATGAATGGATTTGTAAATTGTTAAAATGTGAATTGTTAAAAATTGAAGAAGTCAAATTAATGTGTGACCTCTTAAttgatattttaaaaaatgaagaaaacTGTGTCAGAATTAATGTCCCTGTAACTGTTGCTGGAGATATTCATGGACAATTTTTCGATCTTTTGGAATTATTCCATATCg gaGGTTTACCACCTGATGtgaattatttattcttaGGTGATTACGTAGACAGAGGTTACTATTCGTGTGAGTGTTTTTGCTTAGTTGCATGTTTTAAGATAAAATACCCAAGCAGGGTGACACTCTTGAGAGGTAATCATGAGAGCAGACAGATAACAAAGGTATATGGTTTTTATGATGAATgtataagaaaatataataataacaacataGTATGGAAATATTTAACGGATGTATTTGATTATTTGCCTTTAACAGcaataataaatgatgaGATATTTTGTGACCATGGTGGTATATCCCCATGTTTGCAAACAATAGATGAGATAAATAAGTTGGATAGGTTTAAAGAGATACCTCAGGATGGAGCAATATGTGATTTATTGTGGAGTGACCCGGCTGGTCCTGAGGACGAAATAACAGAGGGTTGGAAACCTTCTCCTAGAGGAGCAGGAGTTTTATTTAGTGAAGAAAAAACGGAAAGTTTTTTACGTATGAACAAACTTTCTTGTATATGTAGGGCTCATCAGTTAGTACAAGATGGATTTCAGTGGATGCATAATGATAAAGTTGTTACAATTTTTAGTGCACCCAATTATTGTTATCGTTGTGGTAATTGTGCATCTTTAATGCTTGTAGATGAATTTATGGAAAAGGATTTTATAACGTTTAACACTGCTCCATTAAGAGCAAATGCTCAAGCTTTAAGAAGAAATGTTCAATATATGTTGTAA
- a CDS encoding thioredoxin-like protein 2 — protein MFFLQNLKKITHPKYLCTTIRRNVYTELNKIDDYLSKVNGNKLVVAQFGASWCAPCKKMKPVIEKLGEDNDNIESLYIDIDEFPELGENEDINELPTILLRKNGKYLDKIIGMNESDLIKAVEKHQSG, from the exons atgttttttcttcaaaatttaaaaaaaattaccCATCCAAAATATTTATGCACAACAATTAGAAGAAATGTGTACACA gaattaaataaaattgatGATTATCTTAGTAAGGTTAATGGGAATAAATTGGTTGTTGCTCAATTTGGTGCTTCATGGTGTGCCCCttgtaaaaaaatgaaaccagtg aTTGAAAAGCTGGGAGAAGATAACGATAACATTGaatctttatatatagacATTGACGAATTTCCAG aactaggtgaaaatgaagatattaATGAATTACCTACAATTTTGTTGAGAAAAAATGGGAAATATTTGGACAAGATTATAG gGATGAATGAGAGTGATTTAATAAAAGCCGTTGAAAAACATCAAAGTGGTTGA
- a CDS encoding zinc binding protein (Yippee), putative encodes MGRSFKVLLNNYVYSCSECGNHLSDPSELVSTSFRGRTGPAWLFSKVINVCEGQYEDRMMTTGQHTIVDIYCNNCRNNVGWKYEDSSEESQKYKKGKYILEKALLSFLVIDHHGKEHEFELKSSDCDF; translated from the exons atgggTAGATCATTTAAAGTACtcttaaataattatgtatacag CTGCTCCGAGTGTGGTAATCACTTGTCTGACCCCAGCGAACTTGTGTCCACTTCTTTTAGAGGACGAACAGGACCCGCTTGGCTTTTCTCCAAAGTTATAAATGTTTGTGAAGGGCAATATGAAGATAGGATGATGACTACGGGACAACATACCATTGTAGATATTTATTGTAATAATTGTAGAAATAATGTTGGATGGAAATATGAAGATTCCTCTGAAGAAtcacaaaaatataaaaaaggaaaatatattctaGAAAAAGCATTACTTTCTTTTTTGGTTATTGATCATCATGGGAAAGAGCATGAATTTGAGTTAAAGTCATCTGACTGtgatttttaa
- a CDS encoding histone deacetylase, putative, with the protein MSNRKKVAYFHDPDIGSYYYGAGHPMKPQRIRMTHSLIVSYNLYKYMEVYRPHKSDVNELTLFHDYEYIDFLSSISLENYREFTYQLKRFNVGEATDCPVFDGLFQFQQSCAGASIDGASKLNHHCADICVNWSGGLHHAKMSEASGFCYINDIVLGILELLKYHARVMYIDIDVHHGDGVEEAFYVTHRVMTVSFHKFGDYFPGTGDITDVGVNHGKYYSVNVPLNDGMTDDAFVDLFKVVIDKCVQTYRPGAIIIQCGADSLTGDRLGRFNLTIKGHARCVEHVRSYNIPLLVLGGGGYTIRNVSRCWAYETGVVLNKHHEMPDQISLNDYYDYYAPDFQLHLQPSNIPNYNSPEHLSRIKMKIAENLRHIEHAPGVQFSYVPPDFFNSDIDDESDKNQYELKDDSGGGRAPGTRAKEHSTTHHLRRKNYDDDFFDLSDRDQSIVPY; encoded by the coding sequence atgtcTAATAGAAAAAAGGTTGCCTATTTCCATGACCCCGATATAGGTAGTTATTATTATGGAGCAGGTCATCCTATGAAGCCTCAACGAATACGTATGACCCATTCTTTAATAGTAtcttataatttatataaatatatggaaGTATATAGGCCTCATAAAAGTGATGTAAATGAGTTAACCTTATTTCATGATTATGAATACATAGATTTTTTGTCATCTATATCTTTAGAAAATTATCGAGAATTTACATACCAATTAAAAAGATTTAATGTAGGAGAAGCAACCGATTGTCCTGTGTTTGATGGTCTTTTTCAATTTCAGCAATCATGTGCTGGAGCTTCGATAGATGGAGCTTCAAAATTAAATCATCATTGTGCTGACATATGTGTTAATTGGTCAGGAGGATTGCATCATGCTAAAATGTCTGAAGCTAGTGgattttgttatataaatgatatagTATTAGGTATACtagaattattaaaatatcatGCACGTGTCATGTATATAGATATTGATGTACATCATGGAGATGGTGTTGAGGAAGCATTTTATGTAACACATCGTGTTATGACAGTATCATTTCATAAGTTTGGGGATTATTTCCCAGGAACAGGAGATATTACAGATGTAGGTGTTAACCACGGGAAATATTATAGTGTAAATGTACCTTTAAATGATGGTATGACAGATGATGCTTTTGTAGATTTATTTAAAGTTGTAATAGATAAATGTGTTCAAACATATAGACCAGGAGCAATTATTATTCAATGTGGTGCTGATAGTTTAACAGGGGATCGATTGGGTAGATTTAATTTAACTATTAAAGGTCATGCCAGATGTGTAGAACACGTAAGGTCATATAATATACCTTTACTGGTTCTAGGTGGAGGTGGTTATACTATACGTAATGTATCAAGATGTTGGGCTTACGAAACGGGGGTTGTATTAAATAAACATCATGAAATGCCTGATCAAATTAGCTTAaatgattattatgattattacGCCCCAGATTTCCAATTACACTTACAACCTTCGAATATACCTAATTATAACTCACCTGAACATTTAAGTAGaattaaaatgaaaatagCAGAAAATCTAAGACACATAGAACATGCTCCAGGTGTCCAATTTTCCTATGTCCCTCCTGACTTTTTTAATTCGGATATTGATGATGAAAGTGATAAAAATCAATATGAATTGAAAGATGATAGTGGTGGAGGTAGGGCACCAGGCACAAGGGCAAAGGAGCATTCAACCACACATCATTtgagaagaaaaaattacGACGACgatttttttgatttatcTGACAGGGATCAATCTATTGTACCATATTAA